A single Mustela lutreola isolate mMusLut2 chromosome X, mMusLut2.pri, whole genome shotgun sequence DNA region contains:
- the TCEAL8 gene encoding transcription elongation factor A protein-like 8 has protein sequence MQKSCEENEGKPQNMPKTEADRPSEDVPQEADGNPQPSQEGVSQEAEGNLRGGLNQPGQGFKEDTPVRHLDPEEMIRGVDELERLREEIRRVRNKFVMMHWKQRHSRSRPYPVCFRP, from the coding sequence ATGCAAAAGTCTtgtgaagaaaatgaaggaaaaccaCAGAACATGCCAAAGACGGAGGCAGACCGCCCTTCGGAAGATGTACCACAGGAGGCAGATGGAAATCCTCAACCTTCCCAAGAAGGTGTAAGccaggaagcagaaggaaatcttAGAGGAGGGCTGAACCAGCCTGGCCAGGGGTTTAAAGAGGACACTCCAGTGAGGCATTTGGACCCTGAAGAAATGATAAGAGGAGTAGATGAGTTGGAAAGGCTTAGGGAAGAGATTAGAAGAGTAAGAAACAAGTTTGTGATGATGCATTGGAAGCAAAGACATTCACGCAGCCGTCCTTACCCTGTGTGCTTTAGgccttga